From Streptomyces sp. NBC_00683, one genomic window encodes:
- a CDS encoding GNAT family N-acetyltransferase, protein MERTPPVPAPLRIEPWSDDDLELLRLANAPELMDHLGGPETQEQLEARHERYAALSADRTGKGRMFRIALAGTGEGVGTIGFWETTWQGEQVYETGWAVLPGFQGLGIATTATNAVAEQARAEHKHRFLHAFPSVANAASNAVCRKAGFVLLGMCDLEYPPGRPMVANDWRLDLHPDR, encoded by the coding sequence ATGGAACGCACGCCACCGGTCCCTGCGCCCCTGCGGATCGAGCCCTGGTCGGACGATGACCTCGAACTGCTCCGCCTGGCCAACGCCCCCGAACTGATGGACCATCTCGGCGGTCCCGAGACCCAGGAGCAGCTCGAAGCCCGCCACGAGCGGTACGCGGCACTGAGCGCCGACCGGACAGGCAAGGGCCGCATGTTCCGGATCGCCCTGGCCGGAACGGGCGAGGGTGTGGGGACGATCGGTTTCTGGGAGACGACCTGGCAGGGCGAGCAGGTGTACGAGACGGGATGGGCGGTCCTCCCCGGCTTCCAGGGGCTCGGCATCGCCACGACCGCCACGAACGCCGTTGCCGAACAGGCACGGGCCGAGCACAAGCACCGCTTCCTGCACGCCTTCCCGTCCGTCGCCAACGCGGCGTCGAACGCGGTGTGCCGCAAGGCGGGCTTCGTGCTCCTCGGCATGTGCGACCTGGAGTACCCGCCGGGCCGCCCGATGGTGGCCAACGACTGGCGGCTGGACCTGCACCCGGACCGCTGA
- a CDS encoding FAD-dependent monooxygenase yields MTGTSSTESSTSGTLDVLVVGAGPTGMLLAGDLAAQGLSVTLVERRPQETGNMTRAFAVHARTLELLGTRGLADELIATGTLLTRLRLFGRLSLDLSRLRTRFPYLLITPQYEVERLLERRARTAGVTFRYGTELLGLSQSADRDTVTAEIQDTDGTRSTLEATYLVGTDGVRSAVRHTLGLPFPGESVIRSIVLADVRLAEEPPSLLTVNGVGDAFAFIAPFGDGWYRVMGWNRTRQASDSEPVELDELRETARLAFGTDYGMHDPRWISRFHSDERQVPAYRTGRVFLAGDAAHVHSPAGGQGMNTGLQDAANLSWKLAAVLHGHSADPEALLDSYHAERHPVGAKVLRASGAIIRLAMARTPLQRAVRTAVTRLLSVVRPASDKAIGMITGIGISYPAPRGSHRLTGTRAPDLQLREGRLHDLLGDGAFTLVTPPDAPTPKTPAPLVHAHWTGDRTTTLLVRPDGYIAWAGEHPDPETLRHAIAR; encoded by the coding sequence ATGACCGGCACATCCAGCACCGAATCCAGCACCTCCGGCACCCTCGACGTACTCGTCGTGGGCGCTGGACCCACGGGCATGCTCCTGGCGGGCGACCTCGCCGCCCAGGGGCTGTCGGTCACCCTCGTCGAGCGCCGCCCGCAGGAGACGGGCAACATGACCCGCGCCTTCGCCGTCCACGCACGCACCCTCGAACTGCTCGGCACCCGCGGCCTCGCCGACGAGCTGATCGCGACCGGCACCCTCCTCACCCGGTTGCGGCTCTTCGGCAGGCTCTCGCTCGACCTGTCGCGGCTGCGGACCCGTTTCCCGTACCTCCTCATCACCCCGCAGTACGAGGTGGAACGCCTGCTGGAGCGCCGCGCACGCACAGCGGGCGTGACCTTCCGGTACGGGACGGAGCTTCTGGGCCTGAGCCAGTCCGCCGACCGGGACACGGTCACCGCCGAGATACAGGACACCGACGGGACCCGCTCCACCCTCGAAGCGACCTACCTCGTCGGCACCGACGGAGTCCGCAGCGCCGTCCGGCACACCCTCGGGCTGCCCTTCCCGGGCGAATCCGTGATCAGGTCCATCGTCCTGGCCGACGTCCGCCTCGCGGAGGAACCCCCGAGCCTCCTCACCGTCAACGGCGTGGGGGACGCCTTCGCCTTCATCGCCCCGTTCGGCGACGGCTGGTACCGGGTCATGGGCTGGAACCGCACCCGGCAGGCCTCCGACAGCGAGCCCGTGGAGCTCGACGAACTGCGCGAGACCGCCCGCCTCGCGTTCGGCACCGACTACGGGATGCACGACCCCCGCTGGATCTCGCGCTTCCACAGCGACGAACGCCAGGTGCCCGCCTACCGCACCGGCCGGGTCTTCCTGGCCGGCGACGCCGCCCACGTCCACTCCCCGGCGGGCGGCCAGGGCATGAACACCGGGCTCCAGGACGCCGCGAACCTCTCCTGGAAGCTCGCCGCCGTCCTCCACGGGCACTCGGCCGACCCCGAAGCACTGCTCGACAGCTACCACGCCGAACGGCACCCGGTCGGCGCGAAGGTCCTCCGCGCCAGCGGCGCGATCATCCGCCTCGCCATGGCCAGGACCCCGCTGCAACGGGCCGTACGCACCGCCGTCACCCGCCTGCTGTCCGTCGTACGGCCGGCCTCGGACAAGGCGATCGGGATGATCACCGGCATCGGAATCTCCTACCCCGCGCCCCGGGGCAGCCACCGCCTCACGGGCACCCGCGCCCCGGACCTGCAGCTCCGCGAAGGCCGGCTCCACGACCTCCTGGGCGACGGCGCCTTCACCCTGGTCACACCCCCGGACGCCCCCACCCCGAAGACCCCGGCCCCACTCGTCCACGCGCACTGGACGGGAGACCGCACCACCACGCTGCTCGTCCGCCCCGACGGATACATCGCCTGGGCCGGCGAGCACCCCGACCCCGAAACACTGCGTCATGCCATAGCCCGGTGA
- a CDS encoding TIGR03086 family metal-binding protein encodes MKKISELLDVSAAQAWPVVRGIGDEDLAAPTPCREYDVRALLNHLFLVVANFRALAAREPVDFSRTPDVVTGDWRDRFGDGTARLVKAWDEPGAEDGVAGGMGLPARTVGLMVLGDLTVHAWDLARATGQDFAPDPAVVRELGPGLAAMAPQAREMKVFGEPFPVPPEAGAFEQVLAVTGRDPGWRPPRP; translated from the coding sequence ATGAAGAAGATCAGTGAACTTCTGGACGTTTCCGCCGCACAGGCCTGGCCCGTCGTGCGGGGGATCGGTGACGAGGACCTGGCGGCCCCCACACCGTGCAGAGAGTACGACGTGCGGGCCCTGCTGAACCATCTGTTCCTCGTGGTCGCCAACTTCCGCGCCCTGGCGGCCCGGGAGCCCGTCGACTTCAGCCGGACGCCGGATGTCGTCACGGGCGACTGGCGCGACAGGTTCGGGGACGGGACGGCGCGGCTGGTGAAGGCCTGGGACGAGCCGGGTGCTGAGGACGGTGTGGCCGGAGGCATGGGGCTCCCGGCCAGAACGGTGGGGCTCATGGTGCTGGGGGACCTGACCGTGCACGCCTGGGACCTGGCGCGGGCGACGGGCCAGGACTTTGCGCCCGACCCGGCCGTGGTGCGGGAGTTGGGCCCGGGGCTGGCAGCGATGGCGCCGCAGGCCCGGGAGATGAAGGTGTTCGGCGAGCCGTTCCCCGTACCGCCCGAGGCAGGAGCCTTCGAGCAGGTCCTGGCTGTGACGGGCCGCGATCCGGGCTGGCGCCCGCCCCGGCCGTGA
- a CDS encoding SulP family inorganic anion transporter, producing the protein MPSSVRSAAGLLRGHRPSWLSPKVFRTEALAGLVVGLALIPEAISFSIIAGVDPAVGLFASFTMAVVISFVGGRPAMISAATGAVALVIAPLNREHGFGYLVAGVILGGVFQVVLGALGVARLLRFVPRSVMVGFVNALAILVFMGQVSEITDVPWPVYPLVIAGLAMMVLFPRITRAVPAPLVSIIILTVITVAAGIAVPTVGDNGELPSSLPVPGLPDVPFTLDTLTTIAPYALAMAFVGLMESLMTAKLVDEITDTRSSKTRESIGQGIANIVTGFFGGMGGCAMIGQTMINVRVSGARTRLSTFLAGTFLMILCIVFGPVVSDIPMAALVAVMVMVCFATFDWHSIAPRTLKRMPAGEITVMVITVVCVVATENLAIGVVVGSVTAMVIFAKRVAHLADVTAVTDPDGSRVVYSVTGALFFASSNDLVGRFDYADDPDEVVIDLTAAHIWDASSVATLDAITTKYEQRGKSVEITGLNEASARIHESLSGELTGSH; encoded by the coding sequence TTGCCCTCTTCCGTACGTTCCGCGGCCGGCCTGCTGCGCGGTCACCGCCCGTCCTGGCTGTCCCCGAAGGTCTTCCGGACGGAGGCCCTGGCCGGCCTCGTCGTGGGCCTGGCGCTGATTCCCGAGGCGATCTCGTTCTCGATCATCGCCGGCGTCGACCCCGCGGTCGGTCTGTTCGCCTCGTTCACCATGGCTGTCGTCATCTCGTTCGTCGGCGGCAGGCCCGCGATGATCTCCGCCGCGACGGGGGCGGTGGCGCTGGTCATCGCCCCCCTCAACCGCGAGCACGGCTTCGGCTACCTGGTCGCGGGCGTCATCCTGGGCGGCGTCTTCCAGGTCGTCCTCGGGGCGCTCGGGGTCGCCAGGCTGCTGCGGTTCGTGCCCCGGAGTGTGATGGTCGGCTTCGTCAACGCGCTGGCCATCCTGGTCTTCATGGGACAGGTCTCCGAGATCACCGATGTCCCCTGGCCGGTGTATCCGCTGGTCATCGCCGGGCTCGCGATGATGGTGCTCTTCCCGAGGATCACCAGGGCGGTCCCGGCCCCGCTGGTCTCCATCATCATCCTGACCGTGATCACCGTCGCGGCCGGCATCGCGGTCCCGACGGTCGGTGACAACGGTGAGCTGCCCTCGTCGCTGCCCGTGCCCGGCCTGCCGGATGTGCCGTTCACCCTGGACACACTGACGACGATCGCCCCGTACGCGCTGGCCATGGCGTTCGTCGGCCTGATGGAGTCGCTGATGACGGCGAAACTGGTGGACGAGATCACCGACACCCGTTCCAGCAAGACCCGCGAGTCCATCGGCCAGGGCATCGCCAACATCGTGACCGGGTTCTTCGGCGGCATGGGCGGGTGCGCCATGATCGGCCAGACCATGATCAACGTACGGGTCTCGGGTGCCCGCACCCGCCTGTCCACGTTCCTCGCCGGTACGTTCCTGATGATCCTGTGCATCGTTTTCGGGCCGGTCGTCTCCGACATCCCGATGGCGGCCCTCGTCGCGGTCATGGTCATGGTGTGCTTCGCGACGTTCGACTGGCACTCCATCGCGCCCAGGACCCTCAAGCGGATGCCCGCCGGTGAGATCACGGTCATGGTCATCACGGTGGTCTGCGTGGTCGCCACCGAGAACCTCGCGATCGGCGTCGTCGTCGGTTCGGTCACCGCGATGGTCATCTTCGCCAAACGGGTCGCCCACCTCGCCGACGTCACCGCGGTCACCGACCCGGACGGGAGCCGGGTCGTCTACTCCGTCACCGGCGCGCTCTTCTTCGCGTCGTCCAACGACCTGGTCGGGCGGTTCGACTACGCGGACGACCCCGACGAGGTCGTCATCGACCTGACCGCCGCGCACATCTGGGACGCCTCCTCGGTGGCGACCCTGGACGCCATCACCACCAAGTACGAACAGCGCGGGAAGAGCGTGGAGATCACCGGGCTCAACGAAGCGAGTGCCCGCATCCACGAATCGCTCAGCGGCG
- a CDS encoding YnfA family protein, with product MLVARSVALFAVAALFEIGGAWLVWQGVREHRGWIWIGAGVIALGAYGFVATLQPDGEFGRILAAYGGVFVAGSIAWGMVADGYRPDRWDVIGALVCLAGMALIMYAPRNH from the coding sequence ATGCTGGTCGCCCGTTCCGTCGCACTCTTCGCCGTTGCCGCGCTCTTCGAGATCGGTGGCGCCTGGCTCGTATGGCAGGGCGTGCGCGAGCACCGCGGCTGGATCTGGATCGGCGCGGGCGTCATCGCCCTCGGCGCCTACGGTTTCGTGGCGACGCTCCAGCCGGACGGGGAGTTCGGCCGCATCCTCGCCGCGTACGGAGGGGTGTTCGTCGCCGGTTCGATCGCCTGGGGCATGGTCGCCGACGGCTACCGCCCCGACCGCTGGGACGTGATCGGCGCGCTGGTCTGCCTGGCCGGCATGGCGTTGATCATGTACGCACCCCGCAACCACTGA
- a CDS encoding Mut7-C RNAse domain-containing protein produces MNGPEIALEVAPELRLFVAHERRQGRTGVITDGSSTLGHVVESLGIPLTEAGQLLVDGRSVPVSHIPGPGELVEVRAVQRPQQVPGAPLRFLLDVHLGTLARRLRLLGVDAAYESKDIGDPALAALSAKEQRVLLSRDRGLLRRREIWAGAYIYSDRPEEQLRDVLGRFAPVLAPWTRCTACNGQLAQADKDSVSARLEHGTQETYDVFAQCADCGRVYWRGAHHARLEAVVADAVREFGELRNEAPTA; encoded by the coding sequence GTGAACGGACCCGAGATCGCCCTCGAAGTAGCCCCGGAACTGCGGCTCTTCGTCGCCCACGAGCGCCGGCAGGGGCGCACCGGCGTCATCACCGACGGCTCCTCGACCCTGGGACACGTCGTGGAATCCCTCGGCATCCCGCTCACCGAGGCCGGACAGCTCCTCGTCGACGGCCGCTCCGTGCCCGTCTCACACATCCCCGGTCCGGGCGAGCTGGTCGAGGTGCGGGCCGTGCAGCGCCCGCAGCAGGTCCCCGGTGCGCCGCTCCGCTTCCTTCTGGACGTCCATCTGGGCACGCTCGCACGCCGGTTGCGGCTCCTGGGCGTGGACGCGGCGTACGAGAGCAAGGACATCGGCGACCCCGCGCTGGCGGCCCTCTCGGCGAAGGAGCAGCGGGTCCTGCTCTCCCGCGACCGGGGGCTGCTCAGACGGCGGGAGATCTGGGCGGGGGCGTACATCTACAGCGACCGCCCGGAGGAGCAGCTCCGCGACGTCCTGGGCCGTTTCGCGCCGGTACTCGCACCGTGGACCCGCTGCACCGCCTGCAACGGGCAGCTCGCACAGGCCGACAAGGACTCCGTGAGCGCCCGTCTGGAGCACGGCACGCAGGAGACCTACGACGTGTTCGCGCAGTGCGCGGACTGCGGGCGGGTGTACTGGCGGGGCGCCCACCACGCCCGCCTGGAGGCCGTCGTGGCGGACGCCGTGCGCGAGTTCGGCGAGCTCCGCAACGAGGCGCCGACCGCGTAG
- a CDS encoding SDR family oxidoreductase: MAATPIAVITGASSGIGAATARQLAAAGYRVVLTARRKDRIEALAAELTEAGHQATAYALDVTDRAAVDEFATAFRSLAVLVNNAGGALGADPVATGDPDDWRQMYETNVIGTLNVTQSLLPALTASGDGTVVILSSTAALSSYEGGAGYVAAKHGEHVLAETLRLEIVGTPVRVIEVAPGMVKTEEFATTRFRGDTEKAAKVYAGVDAPLTADDVADTITWAITRPSHVNIDLLVVRPRAQASNSKVHRTL; encoded by the coding sequence ATGGCCGCCACCCCCATCGCCGTCATCACCGGCGCGAGCAGCGGCATCGGCGCCGCGACCGCCCGGCAGCTGGCCGCCGCCGGATACCGCGTCGTGCTCACCGCCCGCCGCAAGGACCGCATAGAGGCGCTCGCCGCCGAGCTGACCGAGGCGGGCCACCAGGCAACGGCCTACGCCCTGGACGTCACCGACCGCGCCGCGGTCGACGAGTTCGCCACCGCGTTCCGCTCCCTCGCCGTCCTCGTCAACAACGCGGGCGGTGCCCTCGGCGCCGACCCCGTCGCGACCGGCGACCCCGACGACTGGCGCCAGATGTACGAGACGAATGTCATCGGCACCCTGAACGTCACCCAGTCCCTGCTCCCCGCCCTGACCGCGAGCGGCGACGGCACGGTCGTGATCCTCTCCTCCACGGCCGCGCTCTCCTCGTACGAGGGCGGCGCCGGCTACGTCGCGGCCAAGCACGGCGAGCACGTCCTGGCCGAGACCCTTCGCCTGGAGATCGTCGGCACCCCGGTCCGCGTCATCGAGGTCGCGCCCGGCATGGTCAAGACCGAGGAGTTCGCCACCACCCGCTTCCGCGGCGACACGGAGAAGGCGGCCAAGGTCTACGCAGGCGTCGACGCCCCGCTCACCGCCGACGACGTGGCCGACACGATCACCTGGGCCATCACCCGCCCCAGCCACGTCAACATCGATCTGCTGGTGGTACGCCCCCGCGCCCAGGCCTCCAACTCCAAGGTCCACCGCACACTCTGA
- a CDS encoding helix-turn-helix domain-containing protein, translating into MAGPARDTRGIVDAPDLFTRVQFRLREPAPALRPWLEHYWLIDWDLTEPYTSHVVPHPSVHLVLQRHESGSRTERAGFAEVVGIVQGLFSQRLEGRGRVCGVKFRPGGFRPFAPERPVSAWTGQRLPAQEVLAAPEVGAVLDPAEEDARVAALDACLLLLVPPPDPQAERAMALVELVRTDRSLLRVDELARAEGLSARSLQRLFSTYVGVGPKWVILRYRIHEALQRAGTDPETDWAALAADLGYSDQAHLVRDFTATVGVPPTAFAPH; encoded by the coding sequence ATGGCCGGACCCGCACGCGACACACGGGGCATCGTCGACGCCCCCGACCTGTTCACCCGCGTGCAGTTCCGTCTGCGCGAACCCGCCCCCGCGCTGCGCCCGTGGCTGGAGCACTACTGGCTGATCGACTGGGACCTCACGGAGCCCTACACCTCGCATGTGGTCCCCCACCCGTCGGTCCATCTCGTCCTCCAGCGGCACGAGTCCGGCAGCAGGACGGAACGGGCCGGTTTCGCCGAAGTCGTCGGCATCGTTCAGGGACTGTTCAGCCAGCGGCTGGAGGGCCGGGGGCGCGTCTGCGGCGTGAAGTTCCGGCCCGGCGGATTCCGGCCGTTCGCACCGGAGCGGCCCGTGTCGGCGTGGACCGGGCAGCGGCTCCCGGCCCAGGAGGTGCTCGCCGCACCGGAGGTCGGCGCCGTTCTCGATCCCGCCGAGGAGGACGCCCGGGTCGCGGCACTCGATGCCTGCCTGCTGCTGCTCGTGCCTCCGCCGGACCCGCAGGCCGAGCGTGCGATGGCGCTCGTCGAACTCGTACGCACGGACCGCTCGCTGCTCCGCGTCGATGAGCTGGCCCGTGCCGAGGGCCTGTCGGCACGCTCGCTGCAGCGGCTCTTCTCCACGTACGTGGGCGTCGGGCCCAAGTGGGTCATCCTGCGGTACCGCATCCACGAAGCACTGCAGCGCGCCGGGACGGACCCGGAAACCGACTGGGCCGCGCTCGCCGCCGATCTCGGCTACAGCGACCAGGCGCACCTGGTCAGGGACTTCACGGCGACGGTCGGCGTGCCGCCGACGGCTTTCGCGCCCCACTGA
- a CDS encoding TetR/AcrR family transcriptional regulator, translating to MTAQAPSSPRRSDATKAAILEAARERFAADGYERATIRAIARDARIDPSMVMRYYGSKEGLFAAASEIDLRIPGLGALPGQHIGAVLVEHFLDRWEQDDVLTGLLRVGVTNEAGAERMRAVFAEQLGPVAAGVCPDPADAPRRAALVASQILGMALARYVLRIGPAVAMSRQEIIGWLAPTVQRYLTAEQP from the coding sequence ATGACAGCGCAAGCCCCCTCGTCCCCGCGCCGCTCGGACGCCACCAAGGCCGCGATCCTCGAAGCCGCACGCGAGCGTTTCGCCGCCGACGGGTACGAGCGCGCCACCATCCGCGCCATAGCCCGTGACGCGCGCATCGACCCGTCGATGGTGATGCGGTACTACGGTTCCAAGGAGGGGCTGTTCGCCGCGGCGTCCGAGATCGATCTGCGGATTCCCGGTCTGGGCGCCCTGCCGGGACAGCACATCGGCGCGGTCCTCGTCGAGCATTTCCTGGACCGCTGGGAGCAGGACGACGTGCTCACGGGCCTGCTCAGGGTGGGTGTCACCAATGAAGCGGGAGCCGAGCGGATGCGGGCCGTCTTCGCCGAACAGCTCGGGCCGGTGGCAGCCGGCGTCTGCCCCGACCCGGCCGATGCGCCGCGCCGTGCGGCGCTCGTCGCCTCGCAGATCCTGGGCATGGCGCTCGCCCGGTACGTCCTGCGCATCGGGCCCGCCGTGGCGATGTCCCGGCAGGAGATCATCGGCTGGCTCGCACCGACGGTCCAGCGCTATCTGACGGCCGAGCAGCCGTAG